In Hyphomicrobiales bacterium, a single window of DNA contains:
- a CDS encoding HAD family hydrolase, whose protein sequence is MTQRPSARTQTSFLFDLDGTLVDSVYDHVIAWHRALQDKGIDVSIWRIHRRIGMSGDLFTAALSREIGRDISDGLRSELSDLHAHHYNTRTTGTVVLPGARELLKHLTENEIPWGIATSGRMRTAGPVLEALGVDPAKHVVITRDLVRYAKPDPDLFIACAEKLGTNITHACVVGDAVWDMLASRRAAALGIGLLSGGYSTGELERAGAYRVYEDPADLLRHIDEVGGRR, encoded by the coding sequence ATGACACAGCGCCCCTCCGCCCGCACGCAAACCTCCTTCCTCTTTGATCTCGATGGCACCCTCGTGGACAGCGTCTACGATCATGTCATCGCCTGGCACCGCGCCTTGCAGGACAAGGGCATTGATGTTTCCATCTGGCGCATCCACCGGCGCATCGGCATGTCGGGTGATCTGTTCACCGCCGCCCTCTCGCGCGAAATCGGCCGCGACATCAGCGACGGCCTGCGCAGCGAACTGAGCGACCTGCATGCCCATCACTACAATACACGCACCACGGGAACGGTCGTGCTGCCGGGTGCGCGCGAATTGTTGAAGCATCTCACCGAGAACGAAATCCCCTGGGGCATCGCCACCTCGGGCCGCATGCGCACCGCCGGGCCGGTGCTGGAAGCCCTCGGCGTCGATCCGGCCAAGCATGTGGTGATCACGCGCGACCTCGTGCGCTACGCCAAACCCGATCCCGACCTCTTCATCGCCTGCGCCGAAAAACTCGGCACCAACATCACCCATGCCTGCGTGGTGGGCGATGCCGTGTGGGACATGCTGGCCTCGCGCCGCGCCGCAGCGCTGGGTATCGGCCTCCTCTCCGGCGGCTACTCCACAGGCGAACTGGAACGCGCCGGCGCCTACCGTGTCTACGAAGACCCGGC
- a CDS encoding EamA family transporter has translation MSISVGMLEYVVCHHEQIKNNLAPRGESGLAPSLTIMMQPRNLLLALLPPLCWGTGFTFSKPAVSHFQPLFMMLMVYGSIALVMLLTLRDMPKTPWPKLLVISACSVTIQGALLFSAMAYVDATTANLVLQTQVPIAILLGWLLLGETLDAQKIIGTTIALAGVAIVIGLPQERPPLFAVAVVIVAGGVWALGQVLTRLWSQDSGLLVLKANALFGVPQLLLATLLLENGQWQSIATATPLQWFYLAFVGIIGFYVAYVAWFTLLKRVRVDEATPFVLLMTPIGVLTAVLVLGERLQWPQVVGGSILLLGLAVVSGALKVPLRRA, from the coding sequence ATGTCCATCAGCGTTGGCATGTTGGAATACGTAGTCTGCCACCATGAACAAATCAAGAACAATCTTGCGCCCAGAGGCGAATCCGGGTTAGCCCCCAGCCTCACCATCATGATGCAACCCCGCAACCTCCTGCTCGCGCTCCTGCCACCGCTCTGCTGGGGAACCGGGTTCACGTTTTCCAAGCCGGCTGTGAGCCATTTCCAGCCGCTGTTCATGATGCTCATGGTCTATGGCAGCATTGCTCTCGTGATGCTGCTTACGCTTCGCGACATGCCGAAGACGCCCTGGCCGAAGCTCCTTGTCATCTCGGCCTGCTCAGTCACCATCCAGGGTGCGCTGCTCTTTTCCGCCATGGCCTATGTGGACGCCACAACGGCGAACCTCGTGCTGCAGACGCAGGTTCCGATTGCCATCCTGCTGGGCTGGCTTCTGCTGGGCGAAACGCTCGATGCGCAGAAGATCATCGGCACCACGATCGCGCTGGCCGGTGTCGCAATCGTCATTGGCCTGCCGCAAGAGAGGCCGCCGCTCTTTGCCGTTGCGGTGGTGATCGTGGCGGGCGGCGTCTGGGCGCTGGGGCAGGTGCTGACACGGCTGTGGTCGCAGGATTCAGGCTTGCTGGTGTTGAAGGCCAACGCGCTGTTCGGTGTGCCGCAGTTGCTGCTGGCGACGCTGCTTCTGGAAAATGGCCAATGGCAATCGATTGCAACGGCGACGCCACTGCAATGGTTCTATCTCGCCTTCGTCGGCATCATCGGTTTCTACGTGGCCTATGTGGCGTGGTTCACCTTGCTGAAACGTGTGCGCGTGGATGAGGCGACGCCGTTCGTGCTGCTGATGACGCCGATCGGCGTGCTCACCGCTGTGCTGGTGCTGGGCGAACGGTTGCAATGGCCGCAGGTGGTGGGTGGCTCCATTCTGCTTCTGGGGCTTGCGGTGGTGAGCGGCGCGCTGAAGGTGCCGCTGCGGCGCGCCTGA
- a CDS encoding uracil-DNA glycosylase produces MSQSPNAASLSAAEAAAALLWLREMGADEILGADPVNRFAAPPPVVAAAPPRASPPRPSAPPSPPPPQPRAALEAEASMEQVHAAARQAPTLAALAELLDTFQAHPLRRTASRLCFAEATPGARILVMCDRPRSEEDRSGKIFADKHEVLFQRMLAAIGLGGEAGVPVSLLSFLPWRPPGNRPPTELECRMILPFAERAVALLQPQIILAFGGLPGQWLAGGAESIQRQRGTWLTAGNVPLLSTFHPESLLKSPALKRLAWLDLLAFRAKLDASA; encoded by the coding sequence ATGAGCCAAAGTCCAAACGCCGCATCCCTGTCCGCCGCCGAAGCCGCGGCGGCGTTGCTGTGGCTGCGCGAAATGGGGGCGGACGAAATCCTCGGGGCCGACCCGGTCAACCGCTTTGCCGCACCGCCACCCGTGGTGGCCGCAGCACCGCCGCGGGCCTCCCCGCCACGGCCAAGCGCACCGCCCTCTCCCCCCCCGCCGCAGCCCCGCGCCGCGCTCGAAGCGGAGGCGTCCATGGAGCAGGTTCATGCCGCCGCGCGCCAGGCACCCACGCTTGCAGCCCTCGCTGAACTGCTCGATACATTCCAGGCGCACCCCTTGCGGCGAACCGCCTCGCGCCTCTGCTTTGCCGAGGCAACGCCGGGCGCCCGCATTCTGGTGATGTGCGACAGGCCGCGCAGCGAGGAAGACCGCAGCGGCAAGATTTTCGCAGACAAGCACGAGGTCCTGTTCCAACGCATGCTCGCCGCGATCGGATTGGGCGGTGAGGCGGGCGTCCCGGTCTCCCTGCTGAGTTTCCTTCCGTGGCGTCCGCCCGGCAACCGTCCGCCCACAGAGCTTGAATGCCGGATGATCCTGCCTTTCGCCGAGCGCGCCGTGGCGCTGTTGCAGCCGCAGATCATCCTGGCCTTCGGGGGATTGCCCGGACAATGGCTGGCCGGCGGCGCGGAATCGATCCAGCGCCAGCGCGGCACCTGGCTGACGGCGGGCAACGTGCCACTGCTCTCAACCTTCCATCCCGAATCCCTCCTGAAATCCCCTGCCCTGAAACGGCTGGCCTGGCTCGACCTCCTGGCCTTCCGGGCCAAACTGGACGCATCAGCATGA
- a CDS encoding PA0069 family radical SAM protein — translation MPTLMDMRPSPGLAVDALGTGKLTRLPQLERGRGAGINPAGRFENYTESYVDDGWDSLSDIPKLRTEIFTETPKAIITRNQSPDISFDRSINPYRGCEHGCIYCYARPAHAYMGLSPGLDFESKLFIKPNAAELLRAELSAQSYVPATIALGANTDPYQPIERSYRITRGVIEVLAEFQHPFGIVTKSANVTRDLDLLKPMAEQDLVKVALSITTLDPKLARSMEPRASTPAKRLAAIEMLAKAGVRTVVMMGPIIPGLNDHEIENILKAARNAGAAEAGYTMLRLPFEVKEIFKDWLQREYPDRAAKVMSHVKDVRGGRENDPNFGSRMTGTGPMAWMIGRRFQLAAQRLGLNANRIKLRTDLFHRPLQRGEQMMLF, via the coding sequence ATGCCAACGCTGATGGACATGCGCCCCTCCCCGGGCCTCGCCGTTGATGCCTTGGGCACGGGAAAGTTGACCCGCTTGCCGCAGTTGGAACGTGGCCGCGGCGCCGGCATCAATCCCGCCGGGCGCTTCGAGAATTACACCGAATCCTACGTCGATGACGGTTGGGACTCGCTGTCCGACATTCCGAAATTGCGCACCGAGATTTTCACCGAGACGCCCAAGGCGATCATCACGCGCAATCAGTCGCCGGATATTTCCTTCGACCGCTCCATCAATCCCTATCGCGGCTGTGAACACGGCTGCATCTATTGCTATGCCAGGCCGGCCCACGCCTACATGGGCCTGTCGCCGGGGCTGGATTTCGAGAGCAAGCTCTTCATCAAGCCCAACGCGGCGGAATTGCTGCGCGCGGAACTGTCGGCGCAAAGCTACGTACCGGCCACCATTGCGCTGGGGGCCAACACCGATCCCTATCAGCCGATTGAACGCAGCTACCGCATCACGCGGGGCGTGATTGAAGTGCTGGCCGAGTTCCAGCACCCTTTCGGCATCGTGACGAAGTCAGCCAACGTCACGCGCGACCTCGACCTACTGAAACCGATGGCGGAACAGGATCTGGTGAAGGTGGCGCTCTCCATCACCACCCTGGATCCAAAGCTCGCCCGCAGCATGGAGCCCCGCGCCTCGACGCCGGCAAAGCGCCTCGCCGCAATCGAAATGCTGGCCAAGGCTGGTGTGCGCACCGTGGTGATGATGGGTCCGATCATTCCCGGTCTCAATGACCACGAGATCGAGAACATCCTGAAGGCGGCGCGCAATGCCGGCGCTGCGGAGGCGGGCTACACCATGCTGCGCCTGCCCTTCGAGGTGAAGGAGATTTTCAAGGACTGGCTGCAGCGCGAATACCCTGACCGGGCCGCCAAGGTGATGAGCCATGTGAAGGACGTGCGCGGTGGCCGCGAGAACGATCCCAATTTCGGCAGCCGCATGACCGGCACCGGCCCCATGGCCTGGATGATCGGCCGCCGCTTCCAGTTGGCGGCCCAGCGCCTCGGCCTCAACGCCAACCGCATCAAGCTGCGCACCGACCTTTTCCACCGTCCGCTCCAGAGGGGCGAGCAGATGATGCTGTTCTAG
- a CDS encoding site-specific DNA-methyltransferase codes for MGVIVKPDVKFLQNQILLGDCLTELKKIPAASVDLVFADPPYNLQLNGDLTRPDQSKVDAVDDAWDKFASFADYDAFTRAWLAECRRVLKPNGAIWVIGSYHNIFRVGTILQDLGYWILNDVVWRKTNPMPNFRGRRFTNAHETLIWASRDDSSKYCFHYDAMKVFNDDQQMRSDWTLPLCTGGERLKDKKGDKLHPTQKPESLLQRVMLATTNPGDIVLDPFFGTGTTGAVAKQLGRNFIGIEREEVYARGARARIANTEMLPEDALKTTTGKRAEPRVPFGTLIERGLVKVGETIYDPSYRIAARVRVDGSVACKDNSGSIHKIGAHVQGAEACNGWTFWHVKRGPNMVPIDLLRQQVRAEMAAVA; via the coding sequence ATGGGCGTTATCGTAAAACCGGACGTGAAGTTTTTGCAGAACCAGATTCTGCTCGGTGACTGCCTCACCGAATTGAAGAAGATTCCGGCGGCCTCCGTCGATCTGGTCTTCGCCGATCCACCCTACAATCTGCAGCTCAACGGCGACCTGACGCGCCCCGACCAGAGCAAGGTCGACGCTGTCGATGATGCATGGGACAAGTTTGCCTCCTTCGCCGACTATGATGCCTTCACGCGCGCATGGCTCGCGGAGTGCCGCCGCGTATTGAAGCCCAATGGCGCCATCTGGGTCATCGGCTCCTATCACAACATCTTCCGCGTCGGCACCATCCTGCAGGACCTGGGGTACTGGATCCTGAACGACGTGGTGTGGCGCAAGACCAACCCCATGCCGAATTTCCGCGGCCGCCGCTTCACCAACGCGCACGAGACCCTGATCTGGGCCTCGCGTGACGACTCCTCCAAGTATTGCTTCCACTACGATGCCATGAAGGTGTTCAACGACGACCAGCAGATGCGCTCCGATTGGACGCTGCCGCTCTGCACCGGCGGCGAACGCCTGAAGGACAAGAAGGGCGACAAGCTGCATCCCACGCAGAAGCCCGAGTCCCTGCTCCAGCGCGTCATGCTGGCGACAACCAACCCCGGCGACATTGTGCTTGATCCCTTCTTCGGCACGGGCACGACGGGTGCCGTCGCCAAGCAGCTTGGCCGCAACTTCATCGGCATCGAGCGCGAAGAAGTCTACGCCCGCGGGGCCCGCGCCCGCATCGCCAACACGGAAATGCTGCCGGAAGACGCACTCAAGACCACGACGGGAAAGCGCGCCGAGCCGCGCGTGCCGTTCGGCACCCTGATCGAGCGTGGCCTCGTTAAGGTGGGCGAGACGATCTATGATCCGAGCTACCGCATCGCTGCGCGCGTGCGCGTCGACGGTTCCGTGGCCTGCAAGGACAATTCCGGCTCCATTCACAAGATCGGCGCCCATGTGCAAGGTGCGGAGGCCTGCAACGGCTGGACCTTCTGGCATGTGAAGCGCGGCCCCAACATGGTGCCGATCGACCTCCTGCGCCAGCAGGTGCGGGCGGAAATGGCGGCGGTCGCCTAA
- the moaB gene encoding molybdenum cofactor biosynthesis protein B: MNKISSAPREFLPANIAVITISDTRTQENDKSGQTLADRVTGAGHMLADRLIVKDEIEDIRAAVRGLTQRDDIDVVITTGGTGLTGRDVTVEALRPLFDKEIEGFGVVFHMISFQKIHTSTVQSRATAGVMNGTYVFCLPGSPGACKDAWDEILVHQLDYRHHPCNFIEIMPRLDEHLRRSKS, encoded by the coding sequence ATGAACAAGATCAGCAGCGCACCCCGCGAATTCCTGCCCGCCAACATCGCCGTCATCACCATCTCCGACACGCGCACCCAGGAGAATGACAAGTCAGGCCAGACCCTCGCGGATCGCGTCACGGGTGCGGGGCACATGTTGGCTGACCGTCTCATCGTGAAGGACGAGATCGAAGACATCCGCGCCGCGGTACGCGGCCTGACGCAACGCGACGACATCGACGTCGTCATCACCACCGGCGGCACCGGCCTCACCGGCCGCGACGTGACAGTGGAAGCCCTGCGCCCACTCTTCGACAAGGAGATCGAAGGCTTCGGCGTTGTCTTTCACATGATCTCGTTCCAGAAGATTCACACCTCCACCGTCCAGTCCCGCGCCACGGCGGGCGTGATGAACGGCACCTATGTCTTCTGCCTGCCGGGTTCGCCCGGCGCCTGCAAGGACGCCTGGGATGAAATCCTCGTTCACCAGCTCGACTACCGGCATCACCCCTGCAACTTCATCGAGATCATGCCCCGCCTCGACGAGCACCTGCGCCGTTCGAAGAGCTGA
- a CDS encoding ribonuclease HII — protein MLFPSFDRETELAMDGTIVCGVDEAGRGPWAGPVVAAAVILSPRNIPPGLNDSKKLTEAKREALYGPIMQGAIVGVGIISAARIDQINILQATYEAMREAVQSLATTPHLALIDGNRAPPLSCRCETIVEGDAKSLSIAAASIIAKVTRDRLMHDLDRQYPDYGFAAHKGYGTEGHQAALSRHGPCSEHRRSFAPIRLLLGC, from the coding sequence ATGCTCTTCCCTTCCTTCGACCGCGAGACGGAACTTGCCATGGATGGCACCATCGTGTGCGGCGTGGACGAAGCAGGACGCGGGCCCTGGGCAGGTCCTGTGGTGGCTGCGGCCGTTATCCTCAGTCCCCGCAACATTCCGCCGGGGTTGAACGACTCGAAGAAGCTGACGGAAGCAAAGCGCGAGGCCCTTTACGGCCCGATCATGCAGGGGGCCATCGTCGGCGTTGGCATCATCAGCGCGGCGCGGATTGACCAGATCAATATCCTGCAGGCCACCTACGAGGCGATGCGCGAGGCCGTGCAGTCCCTCGCCACCACACCCCATCTCGCCCTCATCGACGGCAACCGCGCGCCCCCACTTTCCTGCCGCTGCGAAACCATTGTCGAGGGCGACGCCAAGAGCCTTTCCATCGCGGCCGCATCCATCATCGCCAAGGTGACGCGCGACCGGCTGATGCACGATCTCGATCGTCAGTACCCGGACTATGGCTTCGCCGCCCACAAGGGTTACGGCACGGAAGGCCACCAGGCAGCGCTGTCACGCCACGGCCCCTGCTCCGAACACCGCCGCAGCTTCGCGCCCATCCGCCTGCTGCTCGGTTGTTAA